A stretch of the Halomonas sp. BDJS001 genome encodes the following:
- a CDS encoding zinc ribbon-containing protein, which produces MSEQQNDNRLREGYERLLERMQGGANELTWENLQKDLDDAVEFEAELEEYTKDELALLRAWVERDLKDMRYYMADTGKQVASWLGIDIDGLSRRVAESLLSIADRSVVERERFEEDLEAARADYCEGEMAAPGLMACTHCDAQVMLPTVARLEPCHQCGHRYFYRFPSKIVET; this is translated from the coding sequence ATGAGTGAACAGCAGAATGACAATCGCTTACGCGAAGGCTACGAACGCTTGCTAGAGCGGATGCAGGGGGGCGCTAACGAGCTAACCTGGGAAAATCTGCAGAAGGATCTGGACGACGCGGTCGAGTTTGAAGCGGAGCTGGAAGAGTACACCAAAGACGAGCTAGCCCTGCTGCGCGCCTGGGTAGAGCGTGACCTGAAAGATATGCGCTACTACATGGCCGACACTGGCAAGCAGGTGGCCAGCTGGCTGGGTATCGATATTGACGGTCTTTCTCGCCGCGTGGCGGAGTCGCTACTGTCGATTGCCGACCGTAGCGTGGTCGAACGCGAGCGCTTTGAGGAAGATTTAGAGGCCGCCCGCGCCGACTACTGCGAAGGCGAGATGGCCGCGCCCGGCCTAATGGCTTGCACCCATTGCGATGCTCAGGTGATGCTGCCCACCGTGGCGCGCCTGGAACCCTGCCACCAGTGCGGACATCGCTACTTCTACCGCTTCCCTAGCAAAATCGTTGAGACCTGA